The segment TTCTTCTTGAAGAGGCGGATGTGCAGCGCCTCGGGGACTATGTCCAGCAGGCCGTAGTTCTGGCGCGCGGCGCCGGCCACCACCGCATCGCGCACCCCGGCGCCCGAGGACGTGGCCTCGTGCAGCAGCAGACCCGCGGTGCGGAAGAGATCCAGCTGATTGCGGTGGATATCGCCGCTGAGCACCAGCAGGCGGTGCGTGGCCGCCAGGCCATGCAGCCAGGCCAGATCGCGCGCATAGCGCTGATAGCCGGCCAGGGTGGAGCCGCTGGCGAAGAGATGCACGGTCTCGGCCGGGGCCTGCGCGATCACCGTGCCCAGGGCCTGCATCTGCTCACGGCCCAGCAGGCTGCGCCGCGCCTCGGCCAGCAGCCAGCTGCGGGTGCGGTGCGTGCGGCCGTCGCTGAGGTGCAGCAGCACGCCCTCGCCCAGGTCCAGGCTGGGCGTGCTGAGCGGTGGCTGGGCCAGGTTCCAGAAGGCCGGCGCGTCATAGCTGCCCGGAAAGCTGTCGGGGTCCAGGCGGTGGTGCAGGCTCAGGCGAAAGGCCTCGAGAAAGGCGGTGCTGAGCCGGATCTTGCCGCCCTGCACCGTGCGCAGCTCGGCGCCGCAGGCATCGTTCCAGAGAAAGTCGTGGTCGTCCCAGATCGCGTGCACGCGGCGCGGGGGCAGGGCGCGCACCAGGGCGGCAAACTGCGGCTGGGCGATCAGCTCGCTGTAGAGCTGGTAGAGGTGGCGGGCGAAGCCATCGTCGTCCAGGGTCTGGGGATGCTCGGCCGTCATCAGGTCCAGATAGAGCGAGTCGCCCAGCAGCAGCAGATGGTCCGGCGCCTGGGCGGCGATCCAGTCCCACACGGGCTGATCCGCCATCACGCGGTTGTACATGCAGGAAGCAAAGGCAATGCGCACGATCTGACCCTCTCGACGCTGGTTCGCTGTGCGTGCCAGCTTGTCGGCCGCCGCGCCCCCACGCATCCCGCCGACTGGGGATGAGCGGCTAGCATGGCACCCATGGCCCAAGACCTGCTCTTTCGCGATGCCCGGCCCGAGGACTCGGCCGCCTGCATCCAGCTGCGCGGCCTGACGCGCGAGAACGCCCTCAGCGAGTCCCAGCTGGCGGAACTGGGCATCACCGTCGAGCGCTGGTCGGCGGGTGTGGCCGCGGGCGATCTGCCCGGGCGGGTCTGCCTGGAGGGCGAGCGCCTGCTGGGCTACTGCTTCGGCGACCAGACCAGCGGCGAGGTGCTGGTGCTGGCCCTGCGGCCGGAGGCCGAGGGCCGCGGCCTGGGCCGGCGCCTGCTGCGCGAGCTGATGCAGCGCCTGCTGCGCGAGGGCGGCCACCAGCGGCTCTTCCTGGGCTGCTCGGACGATCCCGGCTGCCGTGCCCACGGCTTCTACCGCCATCTGGGCTGGCGCCCCACCGGCCAGCGCGACGCCCTGGGCGACGAGGTGCTGGAGTGGCGCAGCGCCGAGGCCCCCACCCCTGAGGATGCCCATGCCTGAACGCCCGCCGTCCCCCTGGCCCTTGCGCCTGAGCCCCGGCGCCGATCTGCGCGGCGCGCTGGACGCCGCCCTGGCCCAGCGCGGCCTGCAGGCCGCCTTTGTGCTGGCCGGCATCGGCAGCCTGAGCCCCACCCGGCTGCGCCTGGCCGGGGCCTCCGACTTCCTGGAGATCGCGGGTGATGTGGAGCTGCTCAGCCTGAGCGGCAGCCTCTCGCCCCAGGGCTCGCACCTGCACGCCAGCGTGGCCGATGTCCAGGGCCGGGTCTGGGGCGGCCATGTGGCGCCCGGCTGCCGCGTGCGAACCACGGCCGAGCTCCTGCTCCTGCCCCTGCCGGACTGGCGCTTCGAGCGGGCCTTCGATCCGGCCGCCGGCTATGCCGAGCTGCAGATCCTGGGGCCTGCGCCTTAAGCTGGCATTCAGCCCCCGCCGCCAGCATGGCGCCCAGCACATCAGGAGCTGGTCATGGACACAAGACGTCGTACGGGCATGAGAAGGTTGGTGGACGCCACGCTGGAGCAGCTGCGCAGCGGTGCCCTGCAACCCGCCTCGGCCGCCCGCTCCCTGCACGAGGCCGGCGTGCCTTTCAAGGTGATTGGTCGGGTGGCGGAGCTGGCGCGCGCCGCCTCGCCCGGCAAGTCCTAGACGGGCTGAACCCATCGCCTGTCCTGGGGCGACAGCCCGTCTCGTGCATGATGTCGCCCATCCATGCACGAGTTCAGCAAGACCCTGGCCCTGTTTGCCGCCACCGCCCTGGCCGAGATCATCGGCTGCTACCTGCCCTGGCTCTGGCTCAAGCAGGGCGGCTCGGCCTGGCTGCTGCTGCCGGCCGCGCTCAGCCTGGCCGTGTTTGCGGGGCTGCTCTGCCTGCATCCGCAGGCGGCGGGCCGGGTCTATGCGGCCTATGGCGGCGTCTATATCGGCATGGCCCTGCTCTGGCTCTGGGCGGTGGACGGGCTGCGGCCCACGCCCTGGGATCTGGCGGGCGCCGCCGTGGCCCTGCTGGGCATGGGCCTGATCATGTTCCAACCCCAGCGCGGCTGAGCCTGGCCGCTTGCG is part of the Shinella sp. XGS7 genome and harbors:
- a CDS encoding GNAT family N-acetyltransferase; this translates as MAQDLLFRDARPEDSAACIQLRGLTRENALSESQLAELGITVERWSAGVAAGDLPGRVCLEGERLLGYCFGDQTSGEVLVLALRPEAEGRGLGRRLLRELMQRLLREGGHQRLFLGCSDDPGCRAHGFYRHLGWRPTGQRDALGDEVLEWRSAEAPTPEDAHA
- a CDS encoding PPC domain-containing DNA-binding protein, which encodes MPERPPSPWPLRLSPGADLRGALDAALAQRGLQAAFVLAGIGSLSPTRLRLAGASDFLEIAGDVELLSLSGSLSPQGSHLHASVADVQGRVWGGHVAPGCRVRTTAELLLLPLPDWRFERAFDPAAGYAELQILGPAP
- a CDS encoding YnfA family protein, producing MHEFSKTLALFAATALAEIIGCYLPWLWLKQGGSAWLLLPAALSLAVFAGLLCLHPQAAGRVYAAYGGVYIGMALLWLWAVDGLRPTPWDLAGAAVALLGMGLIMFQPQRG